One Acidobacteriota bacterium genomic window carries:
- a CDS encoding DUF1343 domain-containing protein, translated as CLIEGTNLSEGRGTTRPFEWVGAPWLDAEALVERLDALQLPGVRFRPQVFQPTFSKYAGQRCNGLQVHVLDRDQFDPLATALHLIAEIRSLHPDRLTFRDSHFDRLIGASSVRRALLAETPVEQIVAPWKGEGAFFDRRRRAFLIY; from the coding sequence TGTGCCTGATCGAAGGCACCAACCTCTCCGAGGGACGCGGCACCACGCGCCCCTTCGAATGGGTCGGCGCTCCCTGGCTGGACGCTGAAGCTTTAGTCGAGCGTCTCGATGCCCTTCAACTTCCCGGCGTACGCTTCCGTCCGCAGGTCTTTCAGCCCACCTTCTCCAAGTACGCCGGCCAGCGCTGCAACGGCCTCCAGGTCCACGTTCTCGACCGCGACCAGTTCGACCCGCTGGCCACGGCCCTGCACCTCATCGCCGAGATCCGCTCCCTGCATCCCGACCGCCTCACCTTCCGCGACAGCCACTTCGACCGCCTCATCGGGGCTTCTTCGGTGCGAAGGGCTCTGCTGGCAGAGACACCCGTCGAGCAGATCGTCGCTCCCTGGAAGGGCGAAGGCGCCTTCTTTGACCGGCGCCGCCGCGCCTTTCTCATTTACTGA
- a CDS encoding multiheme c-type cytochrome, which yields MRGSIILPILLLGTWVLIGVAGSSSSDDHAFVGNKKCYPCHLKQFKSWQETKMAKAYQLLKPGERSDAKKQAGLDPDKDYTGDAECLKCHVTGWGQPGGFVDMQQTPQLAGVGCESCHGAGSEYIKDPYMSLKNKEYKLAEVVAVGLVAPVTGSMCTSCHNEESPFFKAFDFEQRKEEGIHQVSPLRFKHE from the coding sequence ATGAGAGGCAGCATCATCTTACCGATACTCCTCCTCGGCACCTGGGTCTTGATAGGGGTGGCGGGCTCCTCAAGTTCAGACGATCATGCCTTTGTAGGAAACAAAAAATGCTACCCCTGCCACCTAAAGCAGTTCAAGTCCTGGCAGGAGACGAAGATGGCCAAGGCCTACCAACTCCTCAAGCCGGGAGAGCGGAGCGATGCCAAGAAACAGGCTGGGCTCGACCCGGACAAAGACTACACCGGCGACGCTGAATGCCTGAAATGTCACGTCACCGGATGGGGTCAGCCCGGCGGCTTTGTCGATATGCAGCAAACGCCCCAACTGGCCGGCGTCGGTTGCGAATCTTGCCATGGCGCCGGCAGCGAGTACATCAAGGATCCCTACATGAGCCTCAAAAACAAGGAGTACAAGCTCGCCGAAGTGGTGGCAGTCGGTCTTGTCGCTCCCGTCACCGGGTCGATGTGCACCTCCTGCCACAACGAAGAGAGCCCCTTCTTCAAGGCCTTCGACTTTGAGCAGCGCAAGGAAGAGGGTATCCACCAGGTGTCTCCCTTGCGCTTTAAGCACGAATAG
- a CDS encoding sigma-54 dependent transcriptional regulator, translating into MNRVRVLLVDDDDLLRKSLSKELRHSGFEVKTAESAAKALAQVRASLPDVVLLDIRLPDSDGLQTLKAIKRIDASVEVIMLTAYGAVDTAVNSLKAGAYHYLVKPAKLAEIDAAIHKAYEKRGLAIENRALREKLRQDVHGDAIVGESAQIKRLLGLVERVAPSDRTILIQGESGTGKELVARRIHRLSRRREAPFVLVDCASLSKGLLESELFGHEKGAFTGAAGVKHGFLEAAHQGTLFVDEIGTLESELQSSFLRFLETGEYRRVGGTKIRQADLRIVAATNTDLSQAVQDGEFREDLFFRISVIVVSVPPLRERKDDIQLLARHFLDKATFGQSPKQLSQAALKELGRHRWPGNVRELKNTIERAALLCDSDEIEPWDLRILSSPAERIVRRLAGEEELAPLRRVESRYIHWVLERVEGNQQKAAQILGIDPKTLYRRLKRERE; encoded by the coding sequence ATGAATCGAGTTCGCGTGCTTCTGGTAGACGATGACGACCTCTTGAGGAAGTCTCTCTCCAAAGAGCTTCGGCATAGTGGCTTCGAGGTGAAGACGGCCGAGAGCGCGGCGAAGGCTCTGGCCCAGGTTAGGGCTTCGCTGCCGGATGTCGTCCTGCTCGACATCCGTCTGCCCGACTCTGACGGCTTACAGACGCTCAAGGCTATAAAGCGGATCGACGCTTCTGTGGAAGTCATCATGCTGACGGCCTACGGTGCCGTCGACACCGCTGTCAACTCGCTCAAGGCCGGCGCCTACCACTACTTGGTCAAGCCGGCCAAACTGGCGGAAATCGACGCCGCCATTCACAAAGCCTACGAGAAAAGAGGCTTGGCCATTGAGAACCGCGCATTGCGAGAGAAGCTGCGCCAGGATGTCCACGGCGATGCCATCGTCGGAGAGAGCGCCCAGATCAAGCGATTGCTGGGGTTGGTGGAGCGCGTGGCACCCTCCGACCGGACTATCCTCATCCAAGGTGAAAGCGGCACCGGCAAAGAGTTGGTGGCCCGGCGGATCCATCGGCTTAGCCGGCGCCGCGAGGCGCCATTTGTTCTCGTCGACTGCGCTTCGCTCAGCAAGGGCCTGCTGGAATCGGAACTCTTCGGCCACGAGAAAGGCGCCTTCACCGGCGCCGCGGGCGTCAAGCACGGATTTCTCGAGGCCGCCCATCAGGGCACCCTCTTCGTGGACGAGATCGGAACTCTGGAATCCGAACTACAGTCCAGCTTCTTGCGCTTTCTGGAAACGGGAGAATATCGAAGAGTGGGGGGGACCAAGATCCGGCAGGCCGACTTGCGCATCGTGGCCGCCACCAACACCGATCTGTCTCAGGCGGTCCAAGACGGAGAATTCCGCGAGGACCTGTTCTTCCGCATCAGCGTTATCGTGGTTTCCGTGCCTCCTCTGAGGGAGCGCAAGGACGATATACAGTTGCTGGCCCGGCACTTTCTCGACAAAGCGACTTTCGGCCAATCGCCGAAACAACTCTCCCAAGCGGCATTGAAGGAGCTGGGGCGGCACCGCTGGCCCGGAAATGTGCGTGAGTTGAAGAACACCATCGAGCGTGCAGCCTTGCTCTGCGATTCCGACGAGATCGAGCCCTGGGACTTGCGGATCCTCTCCTCGCCGGCCGAGAGAATCGTGCGACGGCTTGCCGGCGAAGAGGAATTGGCTCCCTTGAGACGGGTCGAGTCACGCTACATCCACTGGGTGCTTGAACGAGTAGAAGGCAACCAGCAGAAGGCAGCTCAGATTCTGGGCATCGATCCCAAGACGCTCTACCGGCGGCTCAAAAGAGAGCGCGAGTAA
- a CDS encoding ATP-binding protein, translating into MARFRVFQTLHFKVASGVIATIVLISSLHFIADYRSNRRQLLAELRTSADQLAGIALEGLLEMAMMGQHPELLQHSIERLGANSSVERIFLLDLSAQVRFSSDRADLGLRFTLQEDGCRPCHEGASASSRRSEFMELGGENILRYAAPVPNRTECHACHDPAARYNGVLVMDFPTAPIRDRLRAELGDSFYRASLMVLATLIVLGILMNKLVILPLKRLTRATAALSEVGQSPVEIQDFRKSDEIGQLAASFQDMTGRIKASVETLQSQRAYLQTLVNSLPDGLILVDAMRRVEMTNRAADALWSRSELDELLNSAGPFPQIATALRQTLECGQLVTCEIKLHEGRGHLNGGDAPESGVFEICFSPLRDSQGEIDKAVLLVRNVSERKAFETQASRAERLAAVGRLAAGLAHEINNPMASITTCVEGLSRYVENSSQIESSEKEEIKDYLATVGEAAERCKEITQRLLSASVRHGSGKVESVLLGKVVREALTLVQHQARRSGIEISADCGAPDCLVTGNRRQLSQLVLNLLLNAQEAVSRGGRIKTEVCRRDDFVQLRVADSGCGIPPRDLEHIFDPFFTTKSEGRGTGLGLSIAQWIVRRHQGSIHVSSGAGQGTVFTVLIPATGDQES; encoded by the coding sequence GTGGCACGCTTTCGAGTCTTTCAGACCCTTCACTTCAAGGTCGCCTCCGGCGTCATCGCTACCATTGTGCTCATCTCCTCCCTCCACTTCATCGCCGACTACCGCTCTAATCGCCGCCAACTCCTCGCCGAGCTGCGGACTTCGGCCGACCAACTGGCGGGAATCGCTCTCGAAGGTCTCTTGGAGATGGCCATGATGGGCCAGCATCCGGAGCTGCTTCAGCACTCGATTGAACGCTTGGGCGCCAACTCCTCGGTAGAGCGCATCTTTCTGCTCGATCTGTCGGCCCAGGTTCGTTTCTCTTCTGATCGGGCCGATCTTGGCCTCCGCTTCACTCTGCAGGAGGACGGCTGCCGCCCCTGCCATGAGGGTGCGTCTGCCTCGTCCCGGCGGTCCGAATTTATGGAATTAGGGGGAGAGAATATTCTGCGCTATGCTGCTCCGGTCCCCAACCGAACGGAGTGTCACGCCTGTCACGATCCGGCCGCCCGTTACAACGGCGTGCTCGTGATGGACTTCCCCACCGCTCCCATCAGGGATCGCCTGCGCGCCGAATTGGGCGACTCCTTCTACCGGGCCAGTCTCATGGTTTTGGCAACCCTGATCGTTCTGGGCATTCTGATGAACAAGCTGGTCATCCTTCCTCTTAAGAGACTGACGCGCGCCACGGCAGCATTGAGCGAGGTCGGTCAATCGCCTGTCGAGATTCAGGACTTTCGGAAATCGGACGAAATCGGCCAGTTAGCGGCCTCCTTTCAAGATATGACTGGGAGGATCAAAGCCTCGGTCGAGACCCTCCAGAGTCAAAGAGCCTACCTGCAGACCCTCGTGAACAGCTTGCCTGACGGCCTGATCTTGGTAGATGCGATGCGCCGGGTGGAGATGACCAACCGAGCGGCGGACGCCCTTTGGAGCCGTTCGGAATTGGATGAACTGCTGAATTCCGCTGGCCCCTTTCCCCAAATCGCCACAGCTTTGCGCCAGACCTTGGAGTGCGGTCAATTGGTAACGTGTGAAATCAAACTCCATGAAGGGCGAGGCCATCTCAACGGAGGAGACGCGCCCGAGTCCGGAGTCTTCGAGATCTGCTTCTCCCCCCTGCGGGATTCCCAAGGCGAAATCGACAAGGCCGTTCTGCTGGTGCGCAACGTCTCGGAGCGAAAGGCCTTTGAGACCCAGGCCAGCCGGGCGGAGCGCCTGGCCGCTGTGGGAAGGCTGGCCGCGGGTTTGGCCCACGAGATCAATAATCCGATGGCCTCCATCACCACCTGTGTCGAGGGGCTAAGCCGTTACGTTGAGAACTCCAGCCAGATCGAGTCGTCTGAAAAAGAAGAGATCAAGGACTATCTGGCGACGGTCGGAGAAGCAGCCGAGCGCTGCAAGGAAATCACGCAGAGGCTTCTCAGCGCTTCTGTCAGGCACGGCTCGGGCAAGGTCGAGAGCGTCCTTCTGGGCAAAGTCGTGCGCGAAGCTTTGACGCTTGTTCAACATCAGGCCCGCCGCAGCGGCATCGAAATCTCCGCTGATTGCGGAGCCCCTGACTGCTTGGTCACGGGCAACCGCCGACAGCTTTCGCAACTGGTCCTGAATCTGCTGCTCAACGCCCAAGAGGCCGTATCTCGGGGAGGGCGGATCAAAACCGAAGTTTGCCGGCGGGACGATTTCGTCCAGTTGCGGGTCGCTGATAGCGGCTGCGGGATTCCGCCAAGGGATCTGGAGCATATCTTCGATCCCTTCTTCACAACCAAGTCCGAGGGACGGGGAACGGGATTGGGGCTTTCCATCGCCCAGTGGATCGTGCGGCGGCATCAGGGGAGCATTCACGTTTCCAGCGGGGCTGGCCAGGGAACGGTCTTCACGGTGCTGATTCCGGCCACGGGGGACCAAGAATCATGA
- a CDS encoding ethylbenzene dehydrogenase-related protein: protein MRRIFFAILAALAAFSLIYLGSPDVVRGQSPVSLTAGVGTPLLDGIEDPGEWTSDSITTSRGIMVKAMMDEENFYILARWPDSTMSVQQNHWTWNGSQWNASDDEDRIAFIWEVRDESGSALNGGDGPSCQTMCHPGEGMAPRFGRVDVWHAKATRFLPVGHTDDKYWDIDGPDGRHSDSGSGSGDRNRNEMETGPQFRAASGPGANVTFLAADQAALDAFNAFGTQLGSADLAVPIEESDEFQENDTVAGRLLSVPTGNRASVRSVGSWAEGFWTVEFSRKLAGENGDGGMPEDFTARPGGSVRFVCEIFDNLLDHENHSFSPAGSGPADFTVYTLNFPQPTRLFFAQTGNGGGFVADHVFTNPSSERMVNATMNVFDNNGDPLEIDIEAAVSGQEPGLYSSLMPGPHSSVEFQIPPQGAVTIRTSGQGDVVAGSAEVDGDNAFGGVVRFEIPGIGIAGVGSSQALDAFIVPVRRTAAGIRTGIALHHADDAAAGSLTLHLTLRGEDGLEVASNTVDDFPFRGHLAMFIDELFLEFFDPASGPADFTGTLTVRAEGGQVAATALELGTQPGEFTTLPVIPVQ, encoded by the coding sequence ATGAGGCGCATCTTTTTCGCGATACTTGCGGCACTTGCCGCCTTCTCACTGATCTACCTGGGTTCTCCCGACGTTGTGCGGGGGCAGTCTCCGGTTTCGCTGACAGCGGGTGTGGGAACGCCCCTGCTCGACGGGATCGAGGACCCAGGGGAGTGGACTTCCGACTCCATCACAACCTCCCGCGGAATCATGGTCAAAGCCATGATGGACGAGGAGAACTTCTACATTCTGGCCAGATGGCCGGATTCCACAATGAGCGTTCAGCAAAACCACTGGACCTGGAACGGGTCTCAGTGGAATGCATCCGACGACGAGGACCGGATCGCGTTCATATGGGAAGTGAGGGACGAGTCGGGGTCTGCTCTAAATGGAGGAGACGGACCGTCCTGTCAAACCATGTGTCACCCGGGTGAGGGAATGGCTCCTCGGTTCGGGCGGGTCGATGTCTGGCACGCCAAGGCGACACGGTTCTTACCTGTCGGTCATACCGACGACAAGTACTGGGACATCGACGGACCTGACGGCCGTCACAGCGATTCCGGGTCGGGCTCCGGCGACCGCAACCGCAACGAGATGGAGACCGGGCCCCAGTTCCGGGCTGCGTCCGGACCGGGCGCCAACGTCACCTTCCTGGCCGCCGATCAGGCGGCGCTTGACGCATTCAACGCCTTCGGCACCCAACTCGGGAGCGCCGATTTGGCGGTGCCGATCGAAGAGAGCGATGAGTTTCAAGAGAACGACACCGTTGCGGGAAGGCTGCTCAGCGTCCCCACAGGAAACCGGGCCTCGGTCAGGTCGGTGGGAAGCTGGGCCGAGGGCTTCTGGACGGTGGAATTCTCCCGGAAGTTAGCCGGAGAAAACGGAGACGGGGGAATGCCCGAAGACTTTACGGCGCGTCCGGGAGGATCGGTACGTTTCGTGTGCGAGATCTTCGACAACTTGCTCGATCACGAGAATCACAGTTTCTCGCCAGCGGGAAGCGGACCAGCCGACTTTACCGTCTACACGCTCAACTTTCCGCAGCCCACAAGGCTTTTCTTCGCTCAAACCGGTAATGGCGGAGGATTCGTCGCCGACCACGTCTTCACCAACCCTTCCTCCGAGCGTATGGTCAACGCCACCATGAACGTCTTCGACAACAACGGAGACCCTCTGGAGATCGACATCGAAGCGGCCGTCTCGGGTCAGGAGCCTGGACTCTACTCAAGCCTCATGCCGGGACCGCATTCCAGCGTCGAGTTCCAGATTCCGCCTCAGGGCGCGGTCACCATCAGGACTTCTGGACAAGGAGACGTTGTCGCGGGATCGGCGGAAGTCGACGGAGACAACGCCTTTGGCGGTGTCGTGCGCTTCGAGATTCCCGGAATCGGCATCGCCGGGGTGGGCAGCAGCCAGGCTTTGGACGCCTTCATCGTTCCCGTCCGCAGAACCGCAGCGGGAATCCGGACGGGAATCGCTCTCCACCACGCTGATGATGCCGCTGCGGGCAGCCTGACCCTGCACTTGACACTCCGAGGCGAGGACGGGCTGGAAGTGGCCTCGAACACCGTGGACGATTTTCCCTTCCGCGGCCACCTGGCCATGTTCATTGACGAACTCTTCCTCGAGTTCTTCGATCCAGCTTCGGGGCCCGCCGACTTTACGGGGACTCTTACCGTGCGGGCAGAAGGAGGCCAAGTGGCGGCGACTGCTCTTGAATTGGGGACTCAGCCAGGAGAATTCACCACCTTGCCGGTAATCCCCGTGCAGTGA
- a CDS encoding multiheme c-type cytochrome — MTSESNPKSPIGLLATTLPLLALLAIICVDAGGRAMGVAAQPPAQTLQGAAKSDIPVVNPDGYTSARTCGQCHQDIYNSWKKSLHAFSLMDPVFDTAFMQAVKEGGEEARRRCLHCHAPLSMMSGDYQLTEGVTREGVSCDFCHTVTQVHLDGREKPYSVDLGIVKRGVIKKAASPAHEVAFSELHGQSEFCGGCHNYIAASGALIMGTYSEWRQGPYAAEGVQCQNCHMTLSAGKVVFDQPQESAAQIHLHSLIHDSNQLRSALEVHIVRAERQGEWLDVQVEVNNVGSGHMVPTGMPTREVMLEVKAESAGLSRVQNRRYRKVVADERNRPLKNDYEVMLRGSKIVSDNRLAPRQPRLERFRFPLWGSKPVEVTASLSYQYSPMLVKKEVMNVELGRARHRVAGR, encoded by the coding sequence ATGACTTCAGAATCGAACCCCAAGAGTCCCATTGGACTTCTTGCGACGACACTCCCTTTGCTGGCGCTGTTGGCAATCATCTGCGTTGACGCGGGCGGCCGCGCCATGGGCGTTGCTGCCCAGCCGCCTGCGCAGACCCTGCAGGGCGCCGCCAAGTCCGACATTCCCGTCGTCAATCCCGACGGATACACGAGCGCCAGGACTTGCGGCCAGTGTCATCAGGACATCTACAACTCCTGGAAAAAGAGCCTGCACGCCTTCTCCCTCATGGACCCGGTCTTTGATACGGCCTTTATGCAGGCCGTTAAGGAAGGTGGAGAAGAGGCAAGGCGGCGCTGCCTGCATTGTCACGCCCCTCTGTCGATGATGAGCGGCGACTACCAACTGACGGAGGGTGTCACTCGTGAAGGCGTCAGTTGCGATTTCTGCCACACGGTCACCCAGGTCCACCTCGACGGTCGGGAAAAGCCCTACTCGGTCGATCTCGGAATCGTGAAACGCGGGGTCATTAAGAAGGCTGCCTCTCCGGCTCACGAGGTCGCCTTCTCTGAGTTGCACGGCCAATCCGAGTTCTGCGGCGGCTGCCACAATTACATCGCCGCCAGCGGCGCCCTCATCATGGGAACCTACAGCGAGTGGCGTCAGGGACCCTACGCGGCAGAAGGGGTCCAGTGTCAGAACTGCCACATGACGCTGAGCGCCGGCAAGGTCGTCTTCGACCAGCCTCAAGAGAGCGCGGCTCAGATCCATCTTCACAGTCTCATTCACGACAGCAATCAACTGCGCAGCGCCCTTGAGGTGCACATCGTCAGGGCGGAGCGGCAGGGCGAGTGGCTGGATGTGCAAGTCGAAGTGAACAATGTCGGCTCCGGACACATGGTGCCCACCGGCATGCCCACCCGCGAGGTTATGCTGGAAGTCAAGGCCGAGAGCGCCGGACTTTCGCGCGTTCAGAACCGCCGCTACCGAAAAGTGGTCGCCGACGAGCGGAACCGTCCGCTGAAGAACGACTATGAGGTCATGCTCCGGGGTTCCAAGATCGTCAGCGACAACCGGCTAGCCCCGCGCCAACCTAGATTGGAACGCTTTCGATTCCCCCTCTGGGGATCGAAGCCAGTTGAAGTCACGGCCTCCCTCTCCTATCAGTACTCGCCCATGTTGGTGAAGAAGGAAGTCATGAACGTCGAGCTGGGCCGTGCGCGCCACCGAGTGGCTGGCCGATGA
- a CDS encoding cytochrome c3 family protein: protein MRFVTVAGVLLAIVGTGAWLSLLPAPVDQPIAFNHRVHVEDLGADCTDCHLYASTGIRATIPNVETCAVCHSEPLGDSPAELELARYVEAGQTISWAKVYWVPQDVLFSHRLHTSVAEIECETCHGAVGKRDEPLVRSLRPLSMDSCIECHQEREVPNDCIACHR from the coding sequence ATGAGATTCGTGACGGTTGCGGGAGTGCTGCTCGCCATTGTCGGCACGGGAGCTTGGCTCTCTCTGCTTCCAGCGCCGGTGGACCAGCCCATCGCCTTCAACCACCGGGTGCACGTGGAGGACTTGGGGGCCGATTGCACCGACTGCCACCTCTACGCCTCGACCGGCATCCGGGCCACCATTCCCAACGTTGAAACCTGCGCGGTGTGCCACTCGGAACCTCTGGGTGACTCGCCCGCCGAGTTGGAGCTGGCCCGCTACGTGGAGGCCGGGCAAACGATCTCTTGGGCCAAGGTCTACTGGGTTCCTCAAGACGTCTTGTTCTCCCACCGTCTTCACACGTCGGTGGCTGAGATCGAGTGTGAGACCTGCCACGGGGCGGTGGGAAAAAGAGATGAGCCCTTGGTTCGTTCGCTCCGGCCCCTGAGCATGGATTCCTGCATCGAATGCCATCAGGAAAGAGAGGTGCCGAATGACTGCATCGCCTGTCACCGATGA
- a CDS encoding molybdopterin-dependent oxidoreductase — MALRGPGLVSEVESVCGLCPGACGLTVRLVDGLPVGLKGNPNHPLNRGGLCPVGLAGLDILYAPNRLRHPLRKHAQGEFRQVEWEEALGEISEKLKGIGTAENRGSAAMICGEPSSLFQDLAAQFMGWLGSPHLACTGQGNVLPFTLTQGLREVPAFDWSGADLVLSLGLDLFEDGPAPLHAASALIGARQTQDRARLLHAGSRCSLSASKADQFVAIHPGTHGALALGIAHVLVREGRYDSRFVTAHTYGFEDGRQDGEERLGFRRLLLERYYPDRVAQICGCPAAAIVRLARRFAQASRPLAIAGGEAAEGSNATCNIMAAHSLNALMGSFDKAGGVLNKPSIPLSPLPRVGGCDGEPSLFESAQGGGLLGTDPLEALSQAVSDGSPRLEVLFVIGDDPVGSRPGGSRVVQALRGIPTVIALTPFLDETCDEADWVLPTPVPLEQWEDATTPPFSALAVLGISRPVTGPLHSSRHAGDVLLDLSSRVAPEGASLPWGHYSDYLKDRLEGLSESGQGALISGSFEESWRRFLEDRGWRFRQHQGMDDFWSGILKQSGWWSPARPQGEGGQLFDTPSGRYEFFSQKLYRELLDRWGGLASSADAQQALGRARESLGLQGQVDELCLPHHEPPHLVGRGDLTLVPFRPITARGRLGTASAMVMEMFGHSVLSGWQPWAELSPETARRLDLEEGDLIGLQTISGQIEAEVRIRPGAASEAVHLPLGLGRIQAPGAETLKANPLNIVLDSRDPLSGALSLSSTRVQVRLVRRRPHGGPPPHLSGGEA, encoded by the coding sequence ATGGCCCTGCGTGGTCCGGGGTTGGTCAGCGAGGTTGAAAGTGTTTGTGGGCTCTGTCCCGGAGCTTGCGGGTTAACGGTCCGCTTAGTGGATGGCCTGCCGGTAGGGCTCAAAGGCAACCCCAACCATCCTCTCAATCGAGGCGGCTTGTGTCCGGTGGGGTTGGCCGGACTGGACATCCTCTATGCCCCCAACCGTCTCAGGCATCCTCTGCGCAAGCATGCGCAAGGCGAGTTTCGCCAAGTGGAATGGGAAGAGGCCTTGGGTGAGATATCCGAGAAGCTCAAGGGAATCGGAACGGCGGAAAACCGCGGATCGGCAGCAATGATCTGCGGCGAGCCCAGCAGTCTCTTTCAAGACTTGGCGGCCCAATTCATGGGCTGGCTGGGATCGCCTCACTTGGCCTGCACGGGGCAAGGCAACGTCCTGCCATTCACACTCACTCAAGGCCTGCGAGAAGTTCCCGCCTTTGATTGGTCGGGGGCCGACTTGGTGCTCTCGTTGGGCTTGGATCTGTTCGAAGACGGCCCGGCCCCGCTGCACGCGGCTTCGGCCCTGATCGGCGCCCGGCAAACGCAGGACCGAGCCAGGCTCCTCCATGCCGGAAGCCGTTGCTCGCTCAGCGCCTCCAAGGCCGATCAATTCGTGGCCATCCATCCCGGCACCCACGGCGCCCTGGCGCTGGGCATCGCTCACGTGCTGGTGCGTGAGGGGCGCTACGACAGCCGATTCGTGACCGCCCACACCTATGGTTTCGAGGATGGGAGGCAAGACGGAGAAGAACGCCTGGGCTTCCGTCGGCTGCTTTTGGAGCGCTATTACCCCGACCGTGTGGCCCAAATTTGCGGCTGCCCCGCCGCAGCCATCGTGCGCCTGGCCCGGCGCTTCGCCCAAGCCTCCCGGCCCTTGGCTATCGCTGGAGGCGAAGCCGCAGAGGGCAGCAACGCTACCTGCAACATCATGGCCGCGCATTCCCTCAACGCTCTCATGGGCTCCTTCGACAAGGCCGGAGGTGTCCTGAACAAGCCATCGATTCCTCTCAGCCCGCTTCCACGGGTGGGCGGCTGCGACGGTGAGCCCTCGCTGTTCGAGAGCGCTCAAGGCGGCGGATTGCTGGGCACCGATCCTCTGGAGGCGCTTTCTCAGGCCGTTTCGGATGGCTCGCCTCGCCTCGAGGTCCTCTTCGTGATCGGCGACGATCCGGTGGGCAGTCGTCCAGGCGGAAGCCGGGTCGTTCAAGCCCTGAGAGGGATTCCCACCGTGATCGCCTTGACGCCTTTCCTGGACGAGACCTGCGACGAGGCGGATTGGGTACTTCCCACGCCGGTTCCCCTTGAGCAGTGGGAGGACGCCACCACACCCCCGTTCAGCGCCCTCGCCGTCCTGGGGATTTCCCGCCCCGTAACCGGGCCTCTCCACTCCAGCCGCCATGCCGGAGACGTGCTGCTCGACTTGAGTTCCAGAGTCGCTCCGGAGGGAGCCAGCCTCCCCTGGGGGCACTACTCCGACTACCTCAAGGACCGTCTCGAAGGCCTGTCCGAGTCCGGCCAGGGCGCTCTCATCAGCGGGTCATTCGAAGAATCCTGGAGGCGCTTTCTGGAAGACCGCGGCTGGCGATTTCGACAACACCAGGGAATGGACGACTTCTGGTCCGGCATTCTCAAGCAGTCCGGTTGGTGGAGTCCGGCAAGACCCCAGGGCGAAGGGGGACAACTCTTCGACACGCCTTCAGGACGATACGAATTCTTCTCCCAGAAGCTTTACCGCGAGCTTCTGGATCGATGGGGCGGCCTGGCCTCTTCTGCCGACGCCCAGCAGGCCCTAGGCCGCGCCCGAGAGTCCCTTGGGCTCCAGGGGCAGGTGGACGAGCTTTGCCTGCCCCACCATGAGCCGCCCCACCTCGTAGGCCGGGGCGACTTAACGCTGGTTCCTTTCCGTCCCATCACCGCCCGGGGACGCTTGGGGACGGCCTCGGCCATGGTGATGGAGATGTTCGGTCACTCCGTCCTCTCAGGCTGGCAGCCTTGGGCCGAACTGAGCCCGGAGACGGCCCGGCGGCTTGATCTGGAGGAGGGAGACCTGATTGGGCTTCAAACCATCTCTGGTCAAATCGAGGCCGAGGTACGGATTCGACCGGGTGCTGCCTCGGAAGCCGTCCACCTGCCTCTCGGCTTAGGGCGGATCCAAGCCCCGGGAGCCGAGACGCTGAAGGCCAATCCTCTCAACATCGTGCTCGACTCGCGGGATCCGCTCAGCGGGGCACTCTCGCTCAGCTCAACCCGGGTCCAGGTGCGGCTGGTCAGGCGGCGGCCTCACGGCGGGCCGCCGCCGCATCTTTCGGGAGGAGAGGCATGA
- a CDS encoding 4Fe-4S dicluster domain-containing protein, with amino-acid sequence MRRWGMVIDLDRCTGCGACMAACHQENNLTAAGPEQTRRDRAFHWLKMLPTESRLGDEVMTRYLPQPCFQCDNPPCVRVCPVHATYLNHEGIVGQVYARCIGCRYCMAACPYNAKVFNWFEPEWPGDMKRKANPDVSLRPKGVVEKCTFCHHRINRAKEEARVEGRDVRDGDVIPACAENCPTQAIAFGDLNDPRSRVSQLVSGPRVFRLQEDLGTEPKVFYLAEKE; translated from the coding sequence ATGAGACGCTGGGGTATGGTCATCGATCTGGACCGCTGTACTGGCTGCGGGGCCTGCATGGCGGCCTGCCATCAGGAGAACAACCTGACGGCCGCCGGTCCTGAACAGACCCGCCGAGACCGGGCCTTTCACTGGTTGAAGATGCTTCCGACGGAATCGCGCTTAGGAGACGAGGTCATGACCCGCTATCTTCCTCAGCCCTGTTTTCAGTGCGACAATCCGCCCTGTGTGAGGGTCTGCCCCGTCCATGCCACCTACCTCAACCATGAGGGAATCGTAGGGCAGGTTTACGCGCGCTGCATCGGTTGCCGCTACTGCATGGCGGCCTGCCCCTACAACGCCAAAGTCTTCAACTGGTTCGAGCCCGAGTGGCCGGGAGACATGAAGCGGAAAGCCAATCCCGATGTTTCGCTGCGTCCCAAGGGAGTCGTCGAGAAATGCACCTTTTGCCATCACCGCATCAACCGGGCCAAAGAGGAGGCGCGGGTCGAGGGCAGGGACGTGCGGGATGGGGACGTCATTCCGGCTTGCGCAGAGAACTGCCCGACCCAGGCTATCGCTTTCGGCGACTTGAACGACCCTCGCAGCCGCGTGAGCCAGTTGGTCAGCGGCCCCCGTGTCTTCCGCCTGCAGGAAGACTTGGGGACTGAACCCAAAGTCTTTTACCTGGCGGAGAAAGAATGA